A single Columba livia isolate bColLiv1 breed racing homer chromosome 22, bColLiv1.pat.W.v2, whole genome shotgun sequence DNA region contains:
- the G0S2 gene encoding G0/G1 switch protein 2, protein METMHELIPFAKEMLSQKPNRKMVKLYMLGSVLAFFGVVIGLVETVCSPFTSQGMLDEEKKPTPTREQMLAQKQEDLILEKSKKAVGTQRALVTRQHAS, encoded by the coding sequence ATGGAAACCATGCACGAGCTGATCCCCTTTGCCAAAGAAATGCTCAGCCAGAAGCCCAACAGGAAAATGGTCAAGCTGTACATGCTGGGCAGCGtgctggctttctttggggtggtTATTGGTCTGGTGGAGACAGTGTGCAGTCCTTTCACCTCCCAAGGGATGCTAGATGAGGAGAAGAAACCCACTCCAACGCGAGAGCAAATGCTTGCCCAAAAACAAGAAGATTTGATCTTGGAAAAGAGCAAGAAGGCGGTGGGGACGCAGAGGGCCCTGGTGACCCGGCAGCACGCGTCCTAA
- the LOC102086357 gene encoding 11-beta-hydroxysteroid dehydrogenase 1 — MGRLQKILFPFLGLVLAFWFYSARENFKPEMLKGKRVIVTGASTGIGEQMAYHLARMGSHVFITARTEAKLQKVVQRCLELGAASARYVSGSMEDTAFAERVVQEAGTALGGLDMLILNHVGASYFGYFNGDVGHVRKLLEINFLSYVAMATAALPMLKESGGSIVVVSSMAGKVGFPFTVPYSATKFALDGFFSSLRQEFAIQNVNVSITLCILGFIDTDSAVRAAADVLLVAPAPREECALEILQGAALRRRELYYRYGGTRLPLLLRDWAAELLDYLVRSRYRLDAMKGTSPQQPPSA, encoded by the exons ATGGGTCGGTTGCAAAAgattctctttccctttttgggATTGGTTTTGGCcttctggttttattctgcGAGGGAGAATTTCAAACCGG AGATGCTGAAAGGAAAGCGGGTGATTGTCACCGGAGCGAGCACCGGAATCGGAGAGCAGATGGCGTATCACCTGGCGCGGATGGGATCCCACGTCTTCATCACAGCACGGACAGAGGCCAAGCTCCAGAAA GTGGTGCAGCGGTGCCTGGAGCTGGGGGCAGCCTCTGCCCGCTACGTCAGCGGCTCCATGGAGGACACGGCCTTCGCCGAGCGCGTGGTGCAGGAGGCAGGGACCGCGCTGG GAGGCCTGGACATGCTGATTCTTAACCATGTTGGCGCATCGTACTTTGGTTATTTCAACGGGGACGTCGGGCACGTCCGAAAGCTCCTGGAGATCAACTTCCTGAGCTACGTGGCCATGGCCACGGCCGCCCTGCCCATGCTCAAGGAGAGCGGAGGGAGCATCGTTGTGGTTTCATCTATGGCGG GTAAAGTCGGATTTCCCTTTACGGTTCCCTATTCCGCAACTAAGTTTGCCTTGGATGGATTTTTCAGCTCCCTGAGGCAGGAATTCGCCATTCAGAACGTTAATGTTTCCATCACGCTCTGCATCCTCGGCTTCATCGATACTG ACAGCGCGGTCCGCGCAGCCGCAGACGTGCTGCTGGTGGCGCCGGCGCCGCGGGAGGAGTGCGCGCTGGAGATCCTGCAGGGGGCGGCGCTGAGACGGCGCGAACTCTATTACCGGTACGGCGGGACGcggctgccgctgctgctgcgggACTGGGCGGCCGAGCTGCTGGACTACCTGGTACGGAGCCGCTACCGCCTGGACGCCATGAAGGGGACGTCCCCTCAGCAGCCCCCGAGCGCTTAA
- the LOC102090135 gene encoding 11-beta-hydroxysteroid dehydrogenase 1, whose translation MGLFLKIFIPLLGLVLAFYFYSAPENFNEEMLRGKRVIVTGASSGIGEQMAYHLARMETHLLLTARTEAKLQKVVERCLELGAASARYVSGSMEDTTFPEVLVKEAENTWGGLDMLILNHIGHSYFTYFNGDVGHVRKLLETNFLSYVATTVSALPMLKESEGSIVVVSSIAGKASSPFIAPYAATKFALDGFFSSLRHEFIIDKVNVSITLCILGYINTESAVRTVSHAIHDTPAPKEECALEIIKSGALRRRELHYPARVVGSTLLLRDIAPEFLDSLIRSNYKLENIKRT comes from the exons ATGGGTCTGTTCTTGAAGATTTTCATCCCCTTGCTGGGACTGGTGCTGgcattttatttctattcaGCACCTGAGAATTTCAATGAAG AAATGCTCCGGGGGAAACGGGTGATCGTGACGGGCGCCAGCAGTGGCATCGGGGAGCAGATGGCGTATCACCTGGCGCGCATGGAGACCCACCTGCTGCTGACGGCACGGACAGAAGCCAAGCTGCAGAAA GTCGTGGAGCGGTGCCTCGAGCTGGGCGCCGCCTCCGCCCGCTACGTGAGCGGCTCCATGGAGGACACCACGTTCCCCGAGGTGCTGGTGAAGGAGGCTGAGAACACCTGGG GGGGTCTTGATATGCTCATCCTCAATCACATCGGTCACTCCTACTTCACCTACTTCAACGGGGACGTCGGGCATGTCCGAAAGCTCCTAGAGACCAACTTTCTGAGCTACGTGGCAACGACGGTGTCTGCCCTGCCCATGCTGAAGGAGAGCGAGGGCAGCATCGTTGTGGTTTCATCCATTGCAG GTAAAGCTAGCTCTCCATTTATTGCTCCCTACGCTGCAACTAAGTTTGCTTTAGACGGGTTTTTCAGTTCCCTACGACATGAATTCATCATAGACAAGGTCAATGTCTCCATCACGCTCTGCATCCTGGGCTACATCAACACAG AGAGCGCGGTGCGCACCGTGTCCCACGCCATCCACGACACGCCGGCGCCCAAGGAGGAGTGTGCCCTGGAGATCATCAAGAGCGGGGCGCTGCGCCGGCGGGAGCTGCACTACCCGGCCAGGGTGGTGGGCAGCACGCTCCTCCTGCGGGACATTGCCCCCGAATTCCTCGACTCCCTCATCAGGAGCAACTACAAGTTGGAAAACATCAAAAGAACGTAG